The Streptomyces sp. NBC_01275 genome has a segment encoding these proteins:
- a CDS encoding MoxR family ATPase: MDPTTDNAGHTGDPGRARASLEALRAEIAKAVVGQDPAVTGLVVALLCRGHVLLEGVPGVAKTLLVRALASALELDTKRVQFTPDLMPSDITGSLVYDTRTAEFSFQPGPVFTNLLLADEINRTPPKTQSSLLEAMEERQVTVDGTARPLPDPFLVAATQNPVEYEGTYPLPEAQLDRFLLKLTIPLPSRQEEIDVLTRHAEGFNPRDLHAAGVRPVAGPADLEAARAAVAKTTISPEITAYVVDICRATRESPSLTLGVSPRGATALLATARAWAWLTGRDYVIPDDVKALALPTLRHRVQLRPEAEMEGVTADSVINAILAHVPVPR, from the coding sequence ATGGACCCGACCACTGACAACGCCGGGCACACCGGGGACCCGGGCCGTGCCCGCGCTTCCCTGGAGGCGCTGCGCGCCGAGATCGCCAAGGCCGTGGTCGGCCAGGACCCCGCCGTGACCGGTCTCGTCGTCGCCCTCCTCTGCCGCGGACACGTTCTCCTAGAAGGAGTCCCCGGAGTGGCCAAAACGTTGCTCGTCCGCGCCCTCGCCTCCGCACTCGAACTCGACACCAAGCGCGTCCAGTTCACCCCCGACCTCATGCCGAGCGACATCACCGGCTCCCTCGTCTACGACACCCGCACCGCCGAGTTCTCCTTCCAGCCCGGCCCCGTCTTCACCAACCTCCTCCTCGCCGACGAGATCAACCGCACCCCGCCGAAGACCCAGTCGTCCCTCCTCGAAGCCATGGAGGAACGCCAGGTCACGGTCGACGGCACCGCACGCCCCCTCCCCGACCCCTTCCTGGTCGCGGCGACCCAGAACCCCGTCGAGTACGAGGGCACGTACCCGCTCCCCGAAGCCCAGCTGGACCGTTTCCTCCTCAAGCTGACGATCCCGCTCCCCTCCCGCCAGGAGGAGATCGACGTCCTCACCCGCCACGCCGAGGGCTTCAACCCCCGCGACCTGCATGCCGCCGGCGTACGCCCCGTCGCAGGCCCGGCCGACCTGGAAGCCGCCCGCGCAGCAGTGGCCAAAACAACCATCTCCCCCGAGATCACGGCCTACGTCGTCGACATCTGCCGCGCCACCCGCGAATCCCCGTCCCTCACCCTGGGCGTCTCCCCCCGAGGCGCGACCGCCCTCCTGGCCACGGCACGCGCATGGGCCTGGCTGACCGGCCGCGACTACGTCATCCCCGACGACGTCAAAGCCCTCGCCCTCCCCACCCTCCGCCACCGCGTCCAACTGCGCCCGGAGGCCGAGATGGAAGGCGTGACGGCCGACTCCGTCATCAACGCGATCCTCGCCCACGTCCCCGTTCCCCGCTGA
- a CDS encoding DUF58 domain-containing protein → MALTGRAALLAALGSLPVGIWDPGWAGILAVNAPLAAACACDYALAAPVRRLLLTRSGDTSVRLGDTADVTLTVTNPSRRLLRARLRDAWPPSSWLPGTETDASRHHLTVPAGERRRVTTRLRPTRRGDRQADRVTIRSYGPLGLLSRQGAHRVPWTVRVLPPFTSRKHLPSKLARLRELDGRTSVLTRGEGTEFDSLREYVPGDDTRSIDWRATARHATVAVRTWRPERDRHILLVLDTGRTSAGRVGDAPRLDASMDAALLLAALASRAGDRVDLLAYDRRPRALVQGRTARDVLPSLVNAMAALEPELVETDARGLTATALRTAPRRSLIVLLTTLDAAPVEEGLLPVLPQLTQRHTILVASVADPHIARMAGSRGNIDAVYAAAAAAQAQTERHRTAEQLRRHGVTVVDATPDELAPALADSYLALKAAGRL, encoded by the coding sequence ATGGCCCTCACCGGACGCGCCGCACTCCTCGCGGCCCTCGGCTCCCTCCCCGTCGGCATCTGGGACCCCGGCTGGGCGGGCATCCTGGCCGTCAACGCCCCCCTGGCCGCGGCCTGCGCCTGCGACTACGCCCTCGCGGCCCCGGTACGACGCCTGCTCCTGACCCGCTCCGGAGACACCTCCGTCCGCCTGGGCGACACGGCCGACGTCACCCTCACGGTCACCAACCCGTCCCGCCGCCTCCTACGGGCACGCCTGCGGGACGCCTGGCCCCCCAGCAGCTGGCTGCCCGGCACCGAGACCGACGCATCCCGCCACCACCTCACGGTCCCCGCCGGCGAACGCCGCCGCGTCACCACCCGCCTACGCCCCACCCGCCGCGGCGACCGCCAGGCCGACCGCGTCACCATCCGCTCCTACGGCCCTCTCGGCCTCCTCTCCCGCCAAGGCGCCCACAGAGTCCCCTGGACGGTACGCGTCCTGCCCCCGTTCACCAGCCGCAAGCACCTCCCCTCGAAACTCGCCCGCCTCCGCGAACTCGACGGCCGCACCAGCGTCCTCACCCGCGGCGAAGGCACAGAATTCGACAGCCTGCGCGAATACGTCCCCGGCGACGACACCCGCTCCATCGACTGGCGTGCCACCGCCCGCCACGCCACGGTCGCGGTCCGCACCTGGCGCCCGGAACGCGACCGCCACATCCTCCTGGTCCTCGACACCGGCCGCACCTCTGCTGGCCGCGTCGGGGACGCCCCCCGCCTCGACGCCTCCATGGACGCGGCCCTTCTCCTCGCCGCACTGGCATCCCGCGCCGGCGACCGAGTGGACCTGCTCGCCTACGACCGCCGCCCACGCGCCCTCGTCCAAGGCCGAACGGCCCGCGACGTCCTTCCCTCCCTCGTCAACGCGATGGCCGCCCTCGAACCCGAACTGGTCGAAACAGACGCCCGCGGCCTCACCGCCACAGCCCTCCGTACGGCGCCCCGCCGCTCCCTGATCGTCCTGCTGACCACGCTCGACGCAGCCCCGGTCGAAGAGGGCCTCCTCCCCGTCCTCCCCCAGCTCACCCAACGCCATACGATCCTGGTGGCATCGGTCGCCGACCCGCACATCGCCCGCATGGCAGGGTCCCGCGGCAACATCGACGCGGTCTACGCGGCAGCCGCCGCCGCCCAAGCCCAGACCGAACGCCATCGCACCGCCGAGCAACTCCGCCGGCATGGCGTCACAGTCGTCGACGCAACACCCGACGAACTCGCTCCCGCACTGGCGGACTCGTATCTGGCACTGAAAGCAGCAGGACGCCTGTAA
- a CDS encoding DUF4350 domain-containing protein yields the protein MTTGATLPSTPASPTARQVWTRARGLALALVLLLAGAVALAALHSDTQRGALDPRSADPYGSRALAELLADRGVSTRVVTTLADARAAADSATTLLVAAPDLLTERQQTALHSTTAASGGRTVLVAPGTPSVKTLAPGVTADPATSYGSALSPDCALPDARRAGTAETGGIRYSTTHLDADECYPSRRLATVLRIPDSSGDGDTVVLGSPDILYNTRLDKQGNASLALQLLGSRPHLVWYLPSLSDASATDPDDEQGFLDLLPSGWLWGTLQLFVAAALAALWRARRLGPLVPEKLPVAIRASETVEGRARLYRKATARDRAAAALRSTTRTRLAPLVGVPVAQAHAPEALLPALSAHLHGDGQSLHSLLFGPPPGDDAALIALADQLDALEREVRRP from the coding sequence ATGACCACCGGGGCCACGCTCCCCTCCACCCCGGCCTCGCCCACCGCCCGCCAGGTATGGACCCGCGCGCGAGGACTCGCTCTCGCCCTCGTCCTCCTCCTCGCGGGGGCCGTCGCGCTGGCCGCCCTCCACTCCGACACCCAGCGCGGAGCCCTCGACCCACGCTCCGCCGACCCCTACGGCAGCCGCGCCCTGGCCGAACTCCTCGCCGACCGAGGCGTGTCCACCCGCGTGGTCACCACCCTGGCCGACGCCCGCGCCGCCGCCGACTCCGCCACCACCCTCCTGGTCGCCGCCCCCGACCTCCTGACGGAACGCCAGCAAACGGCCCTGCACTCGACGACCGCCGCTTCCGGCGGCCGCACCGTCCTCGTCGCCCCCGGCACCCCGTCCGTGAAGACGCTCGCCCCCGGCGTCACCGCCGACCCCGCCACCAGCTACGGCTCCGCGCTCTCCCCCGACTGCGCACTGCCCGACGCCCGACGCGCCGGCACCGCCGAAACCGGGGGCATCCGCTACAGCACCACCCATCTCGACGCGGACGAGTGCTACCCCAGCCGACGCCTGGCCACCGTGCTGCGCATCCCAGACTCCTCCGGAGACGGCGACACCGTCGTCCTCGGCTCGCCCGACATCCTCTACAACACCCGCCTCGACAAGCAGGGCAACGCCTCGCTCGCCCTTCAACTCCTCGGCTCCCGGCCCCATCTGGTCTGGTACCTCCCCTCGCTCTCCGACGCCTCCGCCACCGACCCCGACGACGAACAGGGCTTCCTCGACCTGCTCCCCTCCGGCTGGCTCTGGGGCACACTGCAGCTCTTCGTCGCGGCAGCCCTCGCCGCCCTCTGGCGGGCACGCCGACTCGGCCCCCTGGTGCCCGAAAAACTCCCCGTCGCGATCCGCGCCTCCGAAACCGTCGAAGGCCGCGCCCGCCTCTACCGCAAAGCAACCGCCCGCGACCGCGCGGCCGCCGCTCTTCGCTCCACCACCCGCACCCGCCTCGCCCCTCTCGTAGGCGTCCCCGTCGCCCAGGCGCACGCGCCCGAAGCCCTGCTCCCCGCCCTGTCCGCCCACCTCCACGGCGACGGACAGTCCCTGCACTCCCTCCTCTTCGGCCCACCACCCGGCGACGACGCGGCCCTCATCGCACTCGCCGACCAACTCGACGCCCTCGAAAGAGAGGTACGCCGTCCATGA
- a CDS encoding DUF4129 domain-containing protein, which yields MPALARSSDEPPVTIPRDPAREAARRELSKRLYHENDPGLFERALNRFWEWIGDLLGSASTATPGGTLGLFVVILAVVAVVGALWWRLGTPRRQPASAAALFDDRPRSAAEHRAAAEAHAAQGHWNQAVQERMRAIVRSLEERALLDARPGRTADEAAAEAGRTLPAHLDRLRTAARDFDDVTYGGRRASEQSYHRIAELDRDLERTKPQLPASSTLTAAPTARQGAAE from the coding sequence ATGCCGGCGCTGGCCCGCTCGAGCGACGAACCGCCCGTGACGATCCCCCGGGATCCCGCCCGGGAGGCGGCCCGCCGCGAGCTGTCCAAACGCCTGTACCACGAGAACGACCCCGGCCTGTTCGAACGCGCCCTGAACCGCTTCTGGGAGTGGATCGGCGACCTGCTCGGCTCCGCGTCCACCGCCACCCCCGGCGGCACGCTGGGCCTGTTCGTCGTCATCCTGGCCGTCGTTGCCGTCGTGGGCGCCCTGTGGTGGCGCCTGGGCACCCCGCGCCGCCAACCCGCCTCCGCCGCCGCCCTGTTCGACGACCGCCCCCGCAGCGCCGCCGAGCACCGCGCGGCCGCCGAGGCGCACGCCGCCCAAGGCCACTGGAACCAGGCCGTCCAGGAACGCATGCGCGCCATCGTCCGTTCCCTGGAGGAACGCGCCCTCCTCGACGCCCGCCCCGGCCGCACGGCCGACGAGGCAGCCGCCGAAGCCGGCCGCACCCTGCCCGCCCACCTCGACCGACTGCGCACCGCCGCCCGCGACTTCGACGACGTGACATACGGCGGCCGCAGGGCGAGCGAGCAGTCGTACCACCGCATCGCGGAACTCGACCGCGACCTGGAACGCACCAAGCCCCAGCTCCCGGCGAGCAGCACCCTCACCGCGGCCCCCACCGCCCGCCAGGGAGCCGCCGAATGA
- the mtnA gene encoding S-methyl-5-thioribose-1-phosphate isomerase, whose protein sequence is MADQYARSGEDKRPAGIPAIRWQEPPEGPVLVLLDQTRLPAEEVELVCTDASALVEAIRSLAVRGAPLLGIAGAYGVALAAARGFDVDEAATALAGARPTAVNLSVGVRRARSAYLAELAGGGDPGQGARAALAAARQLHREDAEASTRMARHGLALLDELLPGGGHRILTHCNTGSLVSGGEGTAFAVALAAHRAGRLRRLWVDETRPLLQGARLTAYEAARNGMAYTLLTDNAAGSLFAAGEVDAVLIGADRIAADGAVANKVGSYPLAVLARYHHVPFIVVAPLTTVDPDTADGASIEVEQRAGSEVTEFAVPQAPATGAGGGIAVAPLGTQAYNPAFDVTPPELVTAIVTEEGAVSPVTGGALAELCARSGQDQGRSRP, encoded by the coding sequence ATGGCTGATCAGTACGCGCGATCCGGCGAGGACAAGCGGCCGGCCGGGATACCGGCGATCCGATGGCAGGAGCCTCCTGAAGGTCCCGTCCTGGTGCTTCTCGACCAGACGAGACTGCCGGCCGAGGAGGTCGAACTGGTTTGTACGGACGCGTCCGCGCTGGTGGAGGCGATCCGCTCGCTCGCAGTGCGCGGGGCGCCGCTGCTCGGGATCGCCGGGGCGTACGGCGTCGCGCTCGCCGCCGCGCGCGGCTTCGACGTGGACGAGGCCGCGACGGCGCTGGCGGGCGCCCGGCCCACCGCGGTGAACCTGTCCGTCGGCGTGCGCCGGGCCCGGTCCGCGTACCTGGCGGAGCTCGCCGGGGGCGGGGATCCGGGGCAGGGCGCTCGGGCTGCGCTGGCAGCCGCGCGGCAGCTGCACCGGGAGGACGCCGAGGCGAGCACCCGGATGGCCCGGCACGGGCTGGCGCTCCTCGACGAACTGCTGCCCGGCGGCGGGCACCGCATCCTCACGCACTGCAACACCGGCTCGCTGGTGTCGGGCGGGGAGGGGACGGCGTTCGCGGTGGCGCTCGCGGCGCACCGGGCGGGGCGGCTTCGCCGGCTGTGGGTGGACGAGACGCGTCCGCTGCTGCAGGGCGCGCGCCTGACGGCGTACGAGGCGGCCCGCAACGGCATGGCGTACACCCTGCTCACCGACAACGCGGCGGGCTCGCTGTTCGCGGCGGGCGAGGTCGACGCGGTGCTGATCGGGGCGGACCGCATCGCGGCCGACGGAGCAGTGGCGAACAAGGTGGGGAGCTATCCGCTGGCGGTGCTCGCGCGCTACCACCATGTGCCGTTCATCGTGGTCGCGCCGTTGACGACGGTGGATCCGGACACGGCGGACGGGGCGTCGATCGAGGTCGAGCAGCGCGCCGGGTCCGAAGTGACGGAGTTCGCGGTGCCGCAGGCGCCGGCGACGGGAGCGGGAGGAGGGATCGCGGTGGCCCCGCTGGGGACGCAGGCGTACAACCCGGCGTTCGATGTGACGCCGCCCGAGCTGGTGACGGCGATCGTCACGGAGGAGGGCGCGGTGTCGCCGGTGACCGGCGGGGCGCTCGCCGAGCTGTGTGCCAGGTCGGGCCAGGACCAGGGGCGGTCCCGACCGTGA